TTTTTTTAAAAGAGCTCACTGAAAAAATAATCGGGGATTTGTCTTTAGTCGCGCGGGACTTGAATGTTAAAGCGGATCTGGAAACAAAAACAGACGCTCCGGTTTTTGCCGACCCTCAAAAAATCAGCTTCGTGATTTTCAGCATTTTAGAAAACGCGCTGCGTTACAGCCCCGCGGGCAGCTCGGTAAAAATAGAAATTTATGAAAAATCGGGCAGTATTTTTTGGAGCGCGGCCAATACCGGAGCCGGTATCCCGAAAGAGGACCGGCAAAAGATATTTGAAAAGTTTTTCCGTTCGCGCGACGTCTATCGGTACCGTTCCGGCGGACTGGGCATCGGCCTTTTTTTGTCCAAAGCTTTCGTAGAGGCCTCCGGAGGCAAAATAGGTTTTTTGTCCGAAGAAAATAAGGGCAGTGTTTTTTGGTTTTCCTTGCCGCGAGTTTGAAAACAAAAGAGAACAGAGATTATAATATAAATAATAATTATGGCCAAACAAAAAATAGCAATACTGGAAGATGACCCGATTTTAGTTAAAAGCTTGTCTCAAACTTTGATTGCCGCGGGCTATGAAATTTTTTCGTCTTTAGACGGCGAAACGGGCCTTGAGATTATTAAGAAGCAAAAGCCGGATTTGGTATTATTGGACATTATTTTGCCCAGAAAAAGCGGTTTTGAGGTTATGGAGAATTTAGCCCTAGATCCGGAGCTTAGGCGGATTCCGGTAATGGTTTTGACGAATCTGGAATCAAGTCAGGATATAAACCGCATGACCGAGCTCGGCGTCAAATCTTTTTTGGTTAAGACCAATTATTCGCTTGACGAAGTCGCCGCTAAAATAAAGGAAACTTTAAATAAACTCGGCAATAAATGAAAATAGATCCGGAACGCTTAAAACTTTTTATTCTTGATTCGGAACTTATCTCAAAAGACGATTTTGAACGGGCTCAGAAAAAGGCGACCGATTCCGGAAAAGACATCGCCGATGTTTTGGTTGAGTCGGGAAAAATTTCCGATGACGACCTGCGTCGGCTCCACGCTTATATTTTAGGAGTGCCGTTCGTTAATTTGGAGCAGGAAAAAATAGACCCGCGCGTTTTGGGAATCATACCCGAACCGATAGCCCGCAGCCATAATATCGTGGCTTATCGCCTGGAGGGGGGCAATTTGGAAGTGGCGATGCTGGACCCTCAAGATTTGGCGGCCATTGATTTCATAAAGAAAAAAGCAAATCTTAAAATAAAGCCGCGTCTGACCAGCCAATCTTCCATGACCAATGTTTTGCGGCAATACCAAAAAAGTCTCGCGGCTGAATTCGGCGAGATAATAAAAAAAGAAGCCGGAGAAATTAAGCAGGTACTTGAGGTGGGAGTAAAAGACGCGAGCGGGGAAGACCTGAAAAAGGCGGCTGAAGAGCTGCCGATAATCCGTATTGTGGATACGCTTTTGCGTCACGCTATAGTCCAGCATGCTTCAGATATACATATAGAGCCCCTGGAAAAAGAACTTTTGATGCGTTATCGCATTGACGGAATTCTGCGGGACGCCATGGTTTTGCCTAAGCAGGTCGCCACGGGCATAATCGCCCGCGTGAAAGTTTTAGCCAATCTCAAGCTTGATGAGCATCGTTTGCCGCAAGACGGAAGATTTATGATTGAAACGGATGAAGAAAAGGTTTCTTTTAGGGTTTCAGTCCTTCCGGTTTTTGACGGCGAAAAAGCGGTTTTGCGGCTCTTACCCGAAAACAAGCACGGTTTCACTTTAGAACAGCTCGGTTTTCGCGGCGAAGGCCTTGAGCGCATTGAACGCGCCATAAGAAAACCAACCGGAATGATTCTGGCTACCGGCCCGACCGGTTCCGGCAAGACCACGACCTTGTACACGGTTCTTGAAATACTCAACACGCCCGCGGTTAACATTTCAACCGTGGAAGACCCGATTGAATACAGGATTCCCAGAATAAACCAATCTCAAGTCCGTCCGGATATCGGATTTTCATTTGCGAACGGCTTGCGTTCTCTTTTGCGCCAGGATCCGGACATACTGATGGTCGGTGAAATAAGAGACAACGAAACGGCCTCTCTTGCCGTAAACGCGTCTTTGACGGGGCATCTGGTTCTTTCAACTCTGCATACCAATTCGGCAGCCGGCGCCTTGCCGCGTTTGCTTGAAATGAAAGTTGAACCGTTTCTTATATCTTCAACCGTAAATGTCATTATCGCTCAAAGATTAGTTCGAAGACTTTGCGAAAGAAACAAATCTTACAATATTACGGAAAGCGAAGTGCGAAGTTTCGGCCAGGGAGTTGACCCCGATAAATTAATTGAACTTTTAAGAAAGGAAAAGATAATTAAACCCAAAGACGGCTGGAAGGATATAAAATTTTACCGGCCCGCGCCGACTGCCGACTGTCCCGACGGCTATAAAGACCGTATCGGTATTCATGAAGTGCTGGAAATGTCGGAAACCATAAAAGAAATGACCGTGAGGCAGGCGACTTCTGACGAAATTGCCAAACAAGCGCGCCTGGAAGGCATGGTAACCATGTTTGAAGACGGCATCATTAAAGCCGCCCAAGGGATTACTTCTTTGGAAGAAATAATGAGAGTGACCAGCGAATAAAATAATCGTGGCCGTTTTTTCATTCAAAGCCAAAAATCTTGCGGGCCAAGTCATTGAAGGCCGCAGAGAAGCCGCGGATCGTTTTGATTTGGCGAATGCCCTGAGAAAAGAAGGCTATTTTTTAATCAGCCGCAAAGAGGAAAAAGCCGAGTCGTCCTTTTTAAAGTTATCTTCAATATTCGGGCGAGTATCAATACAGGAAAAAATGGTTTTTGCCAGAAATCTGGCAGTTATGGTGGGCGCCGGAGTTTCCATGATCAGGGGGTTGGACGTGCTTTCGCGTCAAAGCGACAACAAAAACTGGAAAAAGACTCTTGAAAATATGGGGCAGATTATCAAGCAGGGGAGCTCTTTGAGTCAATCTATGGAAAATTATCCGGGCGTTTTTTCGCCGCTCTTTCGTTCAATGGTTAAATCGGGCGAGGCTTCCGGAAAACTGGAGGAGGCACTGCGTCTGGTGGCCAATCAGCTCGAGCGGGAGTATGAACTGAAAAGAAAAGTGCGCGGAGCTCTTGTTTATCCGGCAGTAATAATTATAGCCATGGTGATAATAGGGATTTTGATGATGGTCTATGTTGTGCCGACGCTGGTCTCCACTTTTGAAGAATTGGGTGTTGAATTGCCCGCAACCACTTCCATTATTATAGGCATCAGCGGATTTTTGACCGGACACTGGTTTTTATCATCGGTTTTAGGCGTCGTGATCGCCGCGATTTTTTTGCTTTTGACGCGCAGCGCTCCGGGAAAAAAATTTCTATCCGCGTTTTTTTTGAAGCTCCCCGTAATTTCGGGGATAGTAAAAAAAGTTAACGCGGCTAGGGTCAGCCGGACTCTGTCGTCCTTAATCAGTTCGGGCGTTGAAATAGTTGAGGCTCTGCAGGTCACCGAAGACGTAGTCCAGAATCCCAGATTTAAAAAAGTGCTTAATTCAGCCAGAGGCGAAATACAGAAAGGCAATCCGGTGTCGCGCGTATTTATTGAAAATGATGATTTGTTTCCGCTTTTGGTCGGCGAAATGATGGCGGTGGGCGAAGAAACCGGAAAATTTTCAGACATGCTTTTGCGCGTAGCCTCTTTTTATGAAGAAAGCGTGGCCGAGTCCACCAAGGCGCTGTCGACCGTAATAGAGCCGGTTTTGATGATTATTATCGGAGTTTTTGTCGGTTTTTTCGCCGTTTCAATGATACAGCCGCTTTATTCAATATCCGGCGGACTGTAATCGGAATAAAAAATAAATATGACGCAAAAAGGGCTGACCTTGCTGGAAATTTTAATCACAATCGCGGTTTTGATTATCCTTTCGGTAATTATTCTTGGGGCTTTAAATGAGTTTCGCGATTCACGGGCTTTATCCGGAGCCCGCGAAGAAATTATCGGAGCTTTGCGCGAGGCTCGTTCCAGAACTCTGGCTTCCGAAAATGAAAATCAATTCGGAGTCCATTTTGAAACTTCGCGGATTATTGTTTTTGTCGGCCCCGATTTTATTCCGGACGACCCGAAAAACGAAATTCGCGCCATATCTTTGCGGACGGAGATTTTTAATATAAATTTTTCAGGTTCGGACACTGTTTTTAAACGTCTGACCGGTGAGTCCGACCCGGAGGGCAATGTTTCGGTCAGATTGAAAAAAGATCCGTCAGAATTATTTACGGTTTATCTAAATTCCAGCGGTTTGGTCCATGATTGACGATTTTTATAAATGTTTCAGGCAAACGCCGACGAACCAAAAACCGCCATACACGGTTGCGGGATTCGGTTTACTGGAAGCGGTTGTCGCGGTATCGCTTGTTGCCGTTTCGCTTTTTTCTTTGGTCGCGGTCGGGCAGATCGCTTTTAAATCGGCTACAGAGAGTCTGGACGGCATTGAGGCGGCTTATCTTGCCGAAGAAGGCGTTGAAGTTTTGCGTTTAATGCGCGACGATAATTGGTCAAATATTTCAGCTCTTGCGCCGGACCAGACTTATCAGCCGGTTTTTTCCGCGGGCTCTTGGTCTGCCACTACGGCTCCCCAGCTTATTGACGGAAAATTCTCCCGGACCTTTGTTTTGCGCCGAGTTTATCGAGACGCCGGCGACAACATAGCCGTTTCCGGGACGCTGGACACCGATGCCGTTAAAGCCGAGCTTAATCTTGACTGGAGTCAGAATGAAAATATCGGATTAACAAGTTATGTCGTTAATTTATTTCGTGATGAATAAAAAAAGCGGAGTAAGTTTAATAGAGACCGTTATATATGTGGCAATTCTTGCGGTCTTGATTGTGTTTACGGTTAATACGATTTTAACTATGTCTTCGGTCTATGCCAGGGCGCGGCTTATCAGAAGAGTTGCTTTTGACAGCGAAACCGCGCTTGAGCGCGTAACGCGCGAAATCAGACTGGCATCAAGCGTGGATGACGGCGCGAGTTCGTTTGACGTTAATCCCTCGCGCGTTGTTTTAAATACGATAAAAAGTTTTGAAGATCCGACTCCGGAAATAAAAGAGTTTTATCTGTCGGGCTCCCGTCTGGCGTTTCGCGAAGGAGCCGGAGCCGAAAAATTTTTGACATCCGATGATACCGACGTTTCTTCTTTTGTCGTTAATAAAATTCAGACGCAGCATTCGCAGGCTTTAAAAATAACTTTGATTATAGAGGCTTCCGGAGGTAAAAATCAGATTTCGCGTAATTTTTATCAGACCGCGATTTTAAAAGGAGGATACTGAAATGAAATTTTCAAATCAAATAAGAAATAATTCGGGGCAAGCGGCGCTCACGGCAGTTATCTTTTTCTTATTCATTTCGCTCGCGCTTGCCGGAGCATTTGCCGGTTCGGCTTTGTCTGAACTTAAGAGCGTTAAGAATCTTAAAAATTCCAGGCAGAGCTACGTTTATGCCGAGGGTGTTCTTGAGGACGCCGCGTATCGCTTGATTTCGGGTAAGAATATGCCGAATCAAGTTGTTTATTCTGAAGGCGATCTTACGGCCACGACCAGCGTAAATGATGTTTTAGATTCTAAAGAAATTGAAACCTTGGGCGAAAAGAATAATATTTTTAGGAAAATAAAAACCGCTCTAAGTCTTGGGACCGGAATTTCTTTTTATTACGGCGTACAGGTGGGGGAGGGAGGAGTTGTAATTGGCAATGATTCGGTTGTGGTCGGCAATGTTTTTTCAAATGGCGATATAATCGGTAACGGCAAAGACAAAACCACTATCACTGGCACGGCTAAATCCGCCGGCGCGCATTTAGTGAAAGACATACGCATTGAAGAAGATGCCTGGGGGTATGATTTTGACAACTGCATAGTGGTGGGCATAGCACATTATGCCGGCAGTTTTTCCGCTAACTGTTCAGCCGCCTCCACGGAAATTCTTGCCTTGCCTCTTGAACCGGAGCAATTCCCGATTCCGGAAAGCTTAATTGACAGCTGGAAAGCAGATGCCGAGGCCGGCGGCGTCATAAGCGGGTTTTCCGTGGGTAACAACAGTTCCGAGACCCTGGGTCCTAAAAAAATATCCGGGGACCTTACGTTGGGGAACAGCGCCACTCTCATTCTTACGGGCACTATCTGGGTGACCGGCACGATTAATTTCGGTAACAACCCCATACTTAAGCTTGATGCTTCCTACGGCCAGCTTTCCGGGGTTTTGGTTGTTGACGGTTCGGTGGATTTTGGAAATCAGGCAGCGGTGTTCGAGGGGTCGGGTGAAGAAGGGAGCTATTTGATGCTCCTCTCAACTTTCGGACCCGAGGACGCCATTAAACTTGGCAACAAAGCAGAGGGAGCAATTTTTTACGCTCCTAACGGCATTATCAACGCCGGGAATAATTTGAATTTGAAAGAAGCGACGGGATATGGATTGAAAGTTGGCAATGGCACCACCATTACTTACGAGTCTGGCTTTGCCGATCTTAATTTTTCTTCCGGCCCATCCGGCGGCTATGAAATAGAGTCTTGGCGGGAAACGCAGTAATATAATTTCTAATTCACCTGGTTTCTAATTAAAAATTAGTCATTGTATTATAAATATATGTTGCATCTATCCAAATTTTTTCCGCCGCCGTCCTATCTTGATTTTCCGATTACGGGATTGGATATTTCGGATCGCTCAATAAAATATGTTGAGCTCAAAAAAAACGGAGCGGGGCTACGTTTAAAAAGGGCCGGCAAAAGGAATTTGCCTTCGGGTTTGATTTTGGCCGGAGAAATAAAAAAACCTGATGAGCTTGCGGCAAATTTGGCGGAATTTTTAAAACCCTTGGGGGTTGACCATGTAGTCGCGGCTCTGCCGGAAGAAAGGGCTTATATCAGCGTTATGTCTTTGCCGAAAATGGAAAAAAATCAGATTCGGGAAGCCGTGGAATCGGGTTTGCCTGAAAAAATTCCGTTGCCTGCCGGCGAGTCTGTTTTTGATTTTGAATTTTTGAAACCCGCGGCCGCTGCCGTTGACGGCGTAAAGATAAATGATAACCAAGTTCCGCATCAAGACGTCGTAGTCTACGCTTTTTCCAAAACGATGGTTCAAAGTTACTTGGATGTTTATCTTAGCGCCGGCCTGTATCCGGTTTCTTTTGCGATGGAGACCGCGGCTTTGAGCCGGGCCTTGATGCCGGAGAGTCATGAGAATCCGCCGACCATGATAGTTGATTTTGGCAAAACCCGGACTACTTTTGTCATAATCGCCGGCGGATTGGTGCGTTTCAGTTCAACTGTTAATGTTGCCGGCGAATCTCTGGATCAGGCCATTGCCAAATCTCTGAATATTCCGGTAAACGCCGCCGAAAAAACCAAGAAAGAAAACGGAATGTCGCGAGCTTCCGAGAACCGCGCTGTTTTTGAATCCATACTGCCGGTGATTGCGGCGGTTTCCGATGAAATAGAGCGGCATATTTTATTTTGGAACACTCACGCCGAACATGTGCACCAATCTGAACCGCAGATATCAAAAGTTATTCTTTCAGGGGGGGATTCCAATCTAATCGGTTTTAGCGAGTATCTGGCGGCCAAACTCGGGCTGTCGGTTGAGCTTGGAAATCCGTGGGTTAATGTCGCTCCCTTTGAAAAATATATACCGGAGATAACTTTTAACGAATCTCTGGCTCTGGGTTCGGCGATAGGTCTTGGTTTAATGGCGTTGGATACAAATTAAAATGAGCATAAATTTATTGCCCGAAGATTATCAAAACGAGGTTAGAAATGAGCGAATCAGACGTTTGGCGGTTACGATTGGCGTTTTCGTATTTTTAACCGTGGCCGTGAATATAATTTTACTTTCGCCTTTGTGGTTTTTATTTAATGCCCGGGAAGCGGAACTAACGCGGGAGCTTGATGCTGTCAAACGCGGCCCCGCTTTTTTACGCGCGACCGATATTGAGTCTGAAATAAGGGTTTTAAACGCCGAGATAGCGGTTTTTAATTCCGGGGAAAAGAAATTATTTGAGATATCTCCCGCGATAAAATCAATTTTGAGCCGCAGGCCTTCCGGCATTGGAATATCCGGCATATCTTTTTATTCCGCGGGCCAAAAAGGACAGGGGTTAACTCAAATTTCAATATCGGGGGTTGCCAAAAATCGGGAACTGCTTTTGAATTTCGCCAAATCCAACGAGACTAATGAGTTTTTCAAAAAAGTGAATTCACCCATATCAAATCTTCTGAAAGAAAATAATTTTGATTATTCTTTGGTTTTTGATTTAGATTATGAATAAGGGAGCGCTAAAAACAATAATTATTCTTTTTCTTCTGAACGCGCTGGCAATTTTCGGCTGGTGGTTGTTTTATCGCCGGCTGGATGACGCTGGTGGACGTATCGGAGTTTTGCGGGAAGAAATTTTTGCGGCCGACGCCAAACAGAAAAACATTAAACTGCTGGAAGAAACACTTCAGTCTATCGGCGACGACAGGTCTAAAATAGAGGATGTTTTTGTTGATGAGAAAAGCGTTGTCGGGTTTATAGAGAATTTGGAGAAGGTGGCTGCTGATGCCGGAGCGTCTTTGGAAATATCTTCGGTTTCGCTCCAAGCAAAAGTTGAGGATGGCGGTCCGAGTTTTAATTTAAACCTTGAGGGCAGTTTCGGCCGCCTTTTGAAGTTTTTGACCTTGCTTGAGAACATAAATTATCAGGTGAAAATAGGAACTGCGCGTTTCAGCGTTTTAAATTCCGGAATCTGGGACTTGCAGGTTAAATTAAATCTTTTAAGTTATAAATTTTAAACTATTATGGAATCCGATTTTTTTAAAATTAATTTATCTGATTTTGGAAGGGGGTCGGGGAGACGGATTTTGGACGCGTTTGCGGCTCCGGCCAGAAAATACTGGGGATGGTTTTTGTTTTCAGCCTCGATTTTATTTTTAGCGTCAATAATTTTCAGTATTTTTATGTTTTTGTCTTTAAGCGCCGAGCGCGCGTCCGATGTAATTGTTTCGGATAAATTTTCCGAAATTAATTTATCCGGTTTTGAAGAAGCAGTAGAAGCGATGCGGGATAGGGAGTCCGATTTTAATAAAGCTTTTAGCGAACCATTGTTTGGCGATCCGTCATTGTAATAGGAACCATCGTTGTAAAGTTTGTTTTTTCGTAGTATAAATTATTGAGTTGTTTTAAAAATCAGCCCCCGTAGTTCAACGGACAGAACGAAGGACTTCTAATCCTTAGATCGAGGTTCGATTCCTCGCGGGGGCACCAGTGAGGAAATTGCAAGTTTGATAAAAAAAAGAAAAATTGGAAATTGTTAGCGGTGCGGCTCCGCAAGCGGATTGTCTATCGGTAAAATAGAGAGCCGATTGGGTATATCGCGAAGCCGAAGGGTTGTTGATAAAGCTTTTAAATTAAAGTAATAATATGAGTTATGGGCTCGTAGCTCAGTTGGTTAGAGCGTTCGCTTGACATGCGAAAGGTCTCCAGTTCAAGTCTGGACGAGCCCACAAAAGGTTTGTGTTATGATATATTCATATGGCAAAAATAATTTTAAAAACAATTTTGTGGGGAGTGGCCTCGTGGGTGGCATTAAGCGTTATTCTGTTTTTTGGCGTCGGTTTTTATGAAAGTTTTGTAGCTAAAAACGCGGAAGTTGAGCTATCCTCATCCTTAATTACCGGTTTGAGATATATTGTTTTGTTTTTGGCTCTGGGAGTCGCGTCAGCCGTCTTTCTTTATGAAGACAAAAAACAAAAACCCTTTAAGCATATAGTGGCTGAACCTGAAAAAGATGAAAAAGTCCACGGAATTATTTGGTCTGAAAGCAAGCCGACCGAAGTTTCTAAAAAACCATCTGATTTTCCCAAGCCCTTTGAAGTTCAAAAGCCCCCGATAAAGCCGACCATTCAATCTCCGCCGGTTTCCGCTTCGTCTCAGCCGCCGCTCCCGCCAGCGCCCTCTATTCCATCTCCGCCAAAACCTCCGCTTGCGTCTTCGTTCACCCAGCGAGGCGCGCCGATTTCACAATCCGTGCCTCTAACTCCGCCTCCACATCCGCCTCCGCCTCCGCCTCCGCCTTTGTCTCCGTCGTCTCCGCTTCCCTCGGCATATAAACCTTTGGATTCAGAACAAAACAAAAAACAGCCGCCGTGGAGCCGGACATAATATACGAAGATAAAAATTTTCTGGCCGTTAATAAGCCGTATGGTATTGTAGTCCATCCGGATGAGAGGCATCGCGACGGAACTCTGGCGCAAAGCATTGTCCAAAAATATCCTGAAATCAAAAACGTGGGAGACCGTTCGGCAAGATCGTGGCAGGAAAGGCCCGGAATCGTACATCGTTTGGATAAAGACACTTCGGGGCTCTTGCTTGTCGCCAAAAATCAGCCGGCTTTTGATTTTCTGAAAAATTCTTTTCAAAAACGCCTTATTAAAAAAACTTATTTGGTTTTGGTGATGGGGGAGCTCAAGAAAAAAGACGGCCGGATAGACCTTCCGATCGCCAGAAGCAGAAAAAGCCCGATGCGGCGCGTCGCGGGCCGCGGTTTGGCCGGCAAGGAACGCGAAGCCGCTACCGAATACAGGGTCACTAAAA
The genomic region above belongs to Candidatus Niyogibacteria bacterium and contains:
- a CDS encoding response regulator; this translates as MAKQKIAILEDDPILVKSLSQTLIAAGYEIFSSLDGETGLEIIKKQKPDLVLLDIILPRKSGFEVMENLALDPELRRIPVMVLTNLESSQDINRMTELGVKSFLVKTNYSLDEVAAKIKETLNKLGNK
- the tadA gene encoding Flp pilus assembly complex ATPase component TadA encodes the protein MKIDPERLKLFILDSELISKDDFERAQKKATDSGKDIADVLVESGKISDDDLRRLHAYILGVPFVNLEQEKIDPRVLGIIPEPIARSHNIVAYRLEGGNLEVAMLDPQDLAAIDFIKKKANLKIKPRLTSQSSMTNVLRQYQKSLAAEFGEIIKKEAGEIKQVLEVGVKDASGEDLKKAAEELPIIRIVDTLLRHAIVQHASDIHIEPLEKELLMRYRIDGILRDAMVLPKQVATGIIARVKVLANLKLDEHRLPQDGRFMIETDEEKVSFRVSVLPVFDGEKAVLRLLPENKHGFTLEQLGFRGEGLERIERAIRKPTGMILATGPTGSGKTTTLYTVLEILNTPAVNISTVEDPIEYRIPRINQSQVRPDIGFSFANGLRSLLRQDPDILMVGEIRDNETASLAVNASLTGHLVLSTLHTNSAAGALPRLLEMKVEPFLISSTVNVIIAQRLVRRLCERNKSYNITESEVRSFGQGVDPDKLIELLRKEKIIKPKDGWKDIKFYRPAPTADCPDGYKDRIGIHEVLEMSETIKEMTVRQATSDEIAKQARLEGMVTMFEDGIIKAAQGITSLEEIMRVTSE
- a CDS encoding type II secretion system F family protein — encoded protein: MAVFSFKAKNLAGQVIEGRREAADRFDLANALRKEGYFLISRKEEKAESSFLKLSSIFGRVSIQEKMVFARNLAVMVGAGVSMIRGLDVLSRQSDNKNWKKTLENMGQIIKQGSSLSQSMENYPGVFSPLFRSMVKSGEASGKLEEALRLVANQLEREYELKRKVRGALVYPAVIIIAMVIIGILMMVYVVPTLVSTFEELGVELPATTSIIIGISGFLTGHWFLSSVLGVVIAAIFLLLTRSAPGKKFLSAFFLKLPVISGIVKKVNAARVSRTLSSLISSGVEIVEALQVTEDVVQNPRFKKVLNSARGEIQKGNPVSRVFIENDDLFPLLVGEMMAVGEETGKFSDMLLRVASFYEESVAESTKALSTVIEPVLMIIIGVFVGFFAVSMIQPLYSISGGL
- a CDS encoding prepilin-type N-terminal cleavage/methylation domain-containing protein, encoding MSLIYFVMNKKSGVSLIETVIYVAILAVLIVFTVNTILTMSSVYARARLIRRVAFDSETALERVTREIRLASSVDDGASSFDVNPSRVVLNTIKSFEDPTPEIKEFYLSGSRLAFREGAGAEKFLTSDDTDVSSFVVNKIQTQHSQALKITLIIEASGGKNQISRNFYQTAILKGGY
- the pilM gene encoding type IV pilus assembly protein PilM, whose translation is MLHLSKFFPPPSYLDFPITGLDISDRSIKYVELKKNGAGLRLKRAGKRNLPSGLILAGEIKKPDELAANLAEFLKPLGVDHVVAALPEERAYISVMSLPKMEKNQIREAVESGLPEKIPLPAGESVFDFEFLKPAAAAVDGVKINDNQVPHQDVVVYAFSKTMVQSYLDVYLSAGLYPVSFAMETAALSRALMPESHENPPTMIVDFGKTRTTFVIIAGGLVRFSSTVNVAGESLDQAIAKSLNIPVNAAEKTKKENGMSRASENRAVFESILPVIAAVSDEIERHILFWNTHAEHVHQSEPQISKVILSGGDSNLIGFSEYLAAKLGLSVELGNPWVNVAPFEKYIPEITFNESLALGSAIGLGLMALDTN
- a CDS encoding RluA family pseudouridine synthase, which gives rise to MEPDIIYEDKNFLAVNKPYGIVVHPDERHRDGTLAQSIVQKYPEIKNVGDRSARSWQERPGIVHRLDKDTSGLLLVAKNQPAFDFLKNSFQKRLIKKTYLVLVMGELKKKDGRIDLPIARSRKSPMRRVAGRGLAGKEREAATEYRVTKSFNDFTLLEARPLTGRTHQIRAHFAAIGHPVVCDKIYGGKKPVCPAGLTRQFLHAWRLEFVSPTGAKLMLEADLPEDLDGVLRFLDTQINKTLRP